From the genome of Ketobacter sp. MCCC 1A13808, one region includes:
- a CDS encoding alpha/beta fold hydrolase, whose product MKNSPLPIMAIHGSASSGALWRNLSRQCAPWRTVLAPDLRGYNAGVSQRADLHSTLRERARPIIEAIESDRRLTHLVAHSFGGSVALEIIASIPHKIKSLTLFEPVSPALLKVSSQPEDRQLLNDILALSNRVREESGAVGMESFINFWHEAEAWSRLSVHAQERLAQLAPIVYQDFCEAYRVEPEAFSLIDYFAPVTLLMGERTNSHARRMAHLVQHLLPQAGMLTLPEMGHMGPLTHSCEVSKAILNSIQHAENDYVCSAI is encoded by the coding sequence ATGAAAAATTCACCGTTACCGATTATGGCGATTCACGGCTCTGCCAGTTCAGGTGCATTATGGCGAAACCTGTCCCGGCAATGCGCACCCTGGCGCACGGTGCTTGCTCCTGATTTGCGCGGCTACAACGCCGGTGTTTCGCAGCGAGCAGATCTACACTCAACACTCAGAGAGAGAGCCAGACCGATTATAGAGGCTATCGAAAGCGATAGGCGACTAACACATCTGGTGGCACATTCATTCGGTGGATCCGTAGCGCTGGAAATTATTGCTAGCATTCCGCACAAAATTAAAAGCCTGACACTGTTCGAGCCGGTTTCTCCGGCTTTACTGAAGGTCAGCTCCCAACCAGAGGACCGGCAGTTACTCAATGATATTTTGGCGCTGTCAAATAGGGTTCGCGAAGAGTCGGGCGCTGTTGGAATGGAGTCGTTCATTAACTTTTGGCACGAAGCGGAGGCGTGGTCAAGACTATCAGTGCACGCACAGGAAAGGTTGGCTCAGTTAGCACCCATTGTTTATCAGGATTTTTGCGAAGCCTATCGAGTTGAGCCGGAAGCCTTTTCATTGATTGATTACTTCGCTCCGGTCACTCTGTTAATGGGGGAACGCACCAATTCTCATGCAAGGCGAATGGCGCACCTGGTTCAGCACTTGTTACCTCAAGCTGGAATGTTGACGCTCCCCGAAATGGGGCATATGGGGCCTCTCACACATTCCTGTGAGGTGAGTAAAGCAATACTGAACTCGATTCAGCATGCGGAAAACGATTATGTATGCAGCGCTATATGA
- the hisC gene encoding histidinol-phosphate transaminase yields MNSLWSNLVQNLDPYVAGEQPKDKTYIKLNTNENPYPPSPKVMQAIQSVTASDLRLYPDPDASSLRTAIAEYYAVSPTNIFVGNGSDEVLGFAFVAFFKKENPLYFPEITYSFYPSYCRLYEIRYRQCAMANDWSIQFDDIGDSPGGIVFPNPNAPTGMLLSLQQIESLVKRYQDIVIVVDEAYIDFGGDTAIELTQTYSNLLVVQTCSKSRSLAGLRVGYAVGHPNLIAALERVKNSFNAYPLDAIAIRAATASFEDQVYFEQCCNQIIETRDWFTAQLNALSFQVLESKSNFVFARHTQVEAKHLSKSLKEKAILVRHFSSPKIDNYLRISIGTREDMEGLIDSLGSILVA; encoded by the coding sequence ATGAATTCATTATGGAGTAATCTTGTCCAGAACCTGGACCCATATGTCGCAGGCGAGCAACCCAAAGATAAAACCTACATAAAGTTAAACACCAACGAAAACCCCTATCCTCCATCCCCCAAAGTCATGCAGGCTATTCAGAGTGTGACGGCCTCTGACCTGCGCCTTTATCCCGATCCGGACGCTTCGTCTCTGCGAACAGCAATAGCAGAGTACTACGCGGTTTCCCCCACAAATATTTTTGTTGGCAACGGCTCCGACGAGGTGCTGGGATTCGCTTTTGTCGCATTTTTCAAAAAAGAAAACCCCTTGTACTTTCCCGAAATCACCTACAGCTTCTATCCTTCCTATTGCCGCTTGTACGAAATCCGATATCGGCAATGTGCCATGGCCAATGACTGGTCTATTCAATTTGACGATATCGGGGATTCACCCGGTGGCATCGTTTTTCCGAACCCCAATGCTCCTACCGGCATGCTGCTATCACTGCAACAAATAGAATCATTAGTGAAGCGCTATCAAGATATCGTTATTGTGGTAGATGAAGCTTATATCGATTTTGGGGGCGACACTGCGATTGAGCTAACTCAGACCTACTCCAATTTATTGGTGGTACAAACCTGCTCCAAATCCAGATCGCTGGCCGGCTTAAGAGTAGGTTACGCGGTCGGGCATCCAAATCTGATTGCTGCATTGGAACGGGTCAAAAACTCGTTTAATGCCTATCCTCTTGATGCGATTGCTATTCGGGCCGCAACGGCGTCGTTTGAAGATCAAGTCTATTTTGAACAATGCTGCAACCAGATTATAGAAACGCGAGACTGGTTCACAGCGCAATTAAACGCATTGTCTTTTCAAGTATTGGAATCCAAATCCAATTTCGTTTTTGCCCGTCATACACAAGTTGAGGCTAAGCATTTAAGTAAATCTCTAAAAGAAAAAGCAATCCTGGTCCGTCATTTTAGTTCACCTAAAATAGACAATTATTTAAGAATCAGCATCGGTACGCGTGAGGACATGGAAGGGCTGATCGATTCACTGGGGAGCATTCTCGTAGCGTAG
- a CDS encoding GNAT family N-acetyltransferase, producing MIEVVSETNLTEVLPLIRAYQEFYKAADISDDRNAEFFAQFGDSSPIGCQFIYKEHGNVVGFATIYFSFSSTITAKVAVLNDLFTLPQRRGKGIGRQLIEHCRSYAAKHGASRLQWVTALGNEPAQKLYDSLNTGKSTWHFYTYNI from the coding sequence ATGATCGAAGTGGTATCGGAAACAAATTTGACCGAAGTTCTCCCATTAATTCGGGCCTATCAGGAGTTTTATAAAGCTGCAGATATATCCGATGATCGAAATGCAGAGTTTTTTGCACAGTTCGGTGACTCTAGCCCTATAGGTTGCCAATTTATCTATAAGGAGCATGGTAATGTTGTTGGGTTCGCCACTATTTATTTTTCTTTTTCATCAACAATTACTGCAAAAGTAGCTGTTCTCAATGATCTGTTTACTTTGCCACAGAGGCGAGGCAAAGGTATTGGTCGGCAGCTTATTGAACATTGTCGCAGCTATGCAGCAAAACACGGGGCGTCCCGTTTGCAATGGGTTACCGCTCTGGGTAATGAGCCGGCTCAAAAACTCTATGATTCATTAAATACAGGTAAAAGTACCTGGCACTTTTATACGTACAACATCTAG
- a CDS encoding WD40/YVTN/BNR-like repeat-containing protein, which yields MSNIILLGTRKGTVIVERNMSEWHARPILHPGIPVCYAARDPRDGNLWASLDHGHWGPKLSRSRDGGVSWEDVLSLKYPEGARHIVQYLPTPDFDPEAPVGEPKYQDATVYKIWNITFGPASQPGRLYAGTIPGGLFVSDDGGDSWNLNRPLWNHESRGGDLFSGEATSETRWGGTPASIDYGVFEPGIHSIVVDPRNPDHLHVAASSAGVLETSDGGKTWVGRNNGMRVDYLPDPDVEWGHDPHFITASQGQPDHFWQQNHFGVFYSDDGARTWTKVSEPNSDVHFGFPIAVDAEDGRTAWVVPARGDSERMAIKGGLFVAQTRDGGKSWQTFRNGLPQDNAYDIVLRHGLDASGDDLCFGSTTGNVYLSEDRGENWRCLGNNFPPVYSVRFG from the coding sequence ATGTCTAACATTATTTTGCTGGGTACGCGTAAGGGCACTGTGATCGTTGAACGTAATATGTCGGAGTGGCACGCGCGACCCATCCTGCATCCGGGGATACCTGTCTGCTATGCTGCACGTGACCCCCGTGATGGAAACCTGTGGGCGTCTTTGGATCATGGGCATTGGGGGCCCAAATTATCCCGTTCCCGCGACGGTGGTGTGAGTTGGGAGGATGTGTTGTCGCTGAAGTACCCGGAAGGTGCACGCCATATTGTGCAGTACTTGCCTACACCGGATTTTGATCCCGAAGCACCGGTGGGCGAGCCGAAGTACCAGGATGCCACGGTGTATAAAATCTGGAATATTACCTTCGGCCCAGCGTCGCAACCGGGCAGGTTATACGCAGGTACCATTCCGGGAGGATTGTTCGTGAGCGATGACGGTGGTGATTCCTGGAACCTTAATCGTCCGCTATGGAACCACGAGAGTCGCGGCGGGGATCTTTTTAGCGGAGAAGCTACCAGCGAGACCCGCTGGGGTGGTACACCGGCGAGCATCGATTACGGTGTATTCGAACCGGGCATTCATTCTATTGTCGTGGATCCTCGTAATCCTGATCATTTGCATGTGGCGGCTTCTTCGGCAGGGGTCCTGGAAACCAGCGATGGGGGAAAAACCTGGGTGGGGCGCAATAACGGAATGCGGGTCGATTATCTACCCGACCCGGATGTGGAGTGGGGGCACGATCCGCATTTTATTACCGCCAGCCAGGGGCAACCGGACCACTTCTGGCAGCAAAACCATTTCGGCGTTTTTTATAGCGACGATGGTGCGCGTACCTGGACCAAAGTCAGTGAGCCAAATTCGGATGTGCATTTTGGCTTTCCTATTGCGGTGGACGCGGAAGACGGACGCACCGCCTGGGTGGTGCCGGCAAGGGGTGATTCTGAACGTATGGCCATTAAAGGCGGATTGTTTGTCGCGCAAACCCGTGATGGCGGAAAATCCTGGCAAACATTCCGTAACGGGCTGCCTCAGGATAACGCCTATGATATCGTGCTGCGGCATGGGCTGGACGCGTCGGGAGATGACTTGTGTTTCGGCAGCACCACCGGCAATGTGTATCTGTCAGAAGACCGCGGTGAAAACTGGCGCTGCCTGGGTAATAACTTCCCGCCGGTCTATTCCGTTCGATTCGGGTAA
- a CDS encoding winged helix-turn-helix transcriptional regulator codes for MQFGQFCPIAKTTEILGEKWTILILREILMGSTRFNELQRGLSMISPAVLSKRLSSLDEYGLIIKKKIHGQKGYEYFPSSAAKELLPIFIELGNWGMRWTREHLTDIDFDVDFLMLYLQRSILPEKIPGAKATIRFQFTDVKAQSDWWVLIDGDIIDVCTKDPCREVDVYFTCSVKCLSDIWMGETSYKKEIRAGNLKLVGHRSFTRDVTVWMSNCQFANTKPTE; via the coding sequence ATGCAATTCGGCCAGTTTTGTCCTATCGCTAAAACCACAGAAATTCTTGGAGAAAAGTGGACCATATTGATATTGCGCGAGATTCTGATGGGAAGTACACGTTTCAATGAACTACAGCGGGGACTGAGCATGATATCCCCTGCAGTCCTAAGCAAACGGCTAAGCTCACTTGATGAATATGGCTTGATTATTAAAAAGAAGATTCATGGCCAAAAAGGGTACGAGTATTTCCCTTCCTCGGCGGCTAAAGAGCTGCTACCCATTTTCATTGAGCTCGGCAACTGGGGCATGCGCTGGACACGAGAACATCTTACCGATATTGATTTCGATGTGGATTTCCTGATGCTTTATCTACAAAGGAGCATTTTGCCAGAGAAGATACCGGGTGCCAAAGCCACTATCCGCTTTCAATTTACGGATGTGAAAGCACAATCCGATTGGTGGGTGCTTATCGATGGGGATATTATTGATGTGTGCACGAAGGACCCATGCAGAGAAGTAGATGTATACTTTACTTGTTCAGTAAAATGCCTGTCTGATATATGGATGGGCGAAACGAGCTATAAAAAAGAAATTCGCGCCGGTAATTTAAAACTAGTCGGACACCGATCTTTCACCCGTGATGTTACAGTCTGGATGTCAAACTGTCAGTTTGCGAACACAAAACCAACAGAATGA
- a CDS encoding carboxymuconolactone decarboxylase family protein, translated as MFNVDIHTMASVPDHTKKLLESVADSIGFVPNIYAVTAESHHALAGLLAINNMFRDSSFSPEEQQVILMVTSVENGCDYCVSGHTLMSQTLGIQQQIILAIRNQEPIRDPRYHILQRVVVELVCCRGRIDQSTLMNFLEQGYSKAQFFELALGVSVKTFTNYVSNALSLTLDDAFEPYQWHRDCSHASNLN; from the coding sequence ATGTTTAACGTAGATATTCATACAATGGCATCAGTGCCGGATCACACAAAGAAATTGCTTGAAAGCGTCGCTGACTCAATCGGCTTCGTTCCTAATATATATGCTGTAACTGCTGAATCCCATCACGCACTCGCTGGACTATTGGCGATTAACAATATGTTTCGTGATTCCTCATTCTCGCCCGAGGAGCAACAGGTCATTTTGATGGTGACCAGTGTTGAAAACGGCTGCGATTATTGTGTTTCCGGACACACACTGATGTCGCAAACGCTGGGTATTCAGCAACAGATCATCCTTGCCATTAGAAACCAAGAGCCCATTCGAGATCCCCGTTATCACATTCTTCAGAGAGTTGTCGTTGAACTTGTTTGCTGTCGTGGACGCATCGATCAAAGTACCTTAATGAATTTTTTGGAGCAGGGTTATTCAAAAGCCCAGTTTTTTGAATTGGCGCTGGGAGTGAGCGTGAAAACGTTCACCAATTACGTAAGTAACGCCCTCTCGCTGACATTGGACGATGCTTTTGAACCTTACCAATGGCACCGGGATTGTTCTCACGCCTCTAATTTAAATTGA
- a CDS encoding putative bifunctional diguanylate cyclase/phosphodiesterase translates to MLNRKLILLHRDLSLQSRYVLAMAIFMLAFLLRLVVLPTDAGLPFLTLYPATVAVFYFLGTKPGLVVTALAALSGYYAFIPPHWSFSLENRGYYLVSIYLIGATLSAIVIHQLQRYAQSLHHTLAQLQDSENRFRSFMDCGHFLSWMKDHKGRYVYLNQHSENFFELPPGSWQGKSDFEIFPKMTALGLQENDLKVLQTNQSLTVEETSAKSDGKTCHWLSTRFPYSESAGRQYIGGIAVDITERRQAEKMIEDLAFYDSLTGLPNRRLLMDRLKHILDTRARQPRIGALLFIDLDNFKALNDTYGHNHGDLLLQQVARRLQDNVRKGDTLARLGGDEFVVLLEDLNNNTLEAATQAEISGDKILRVLGLPYLLDGKTHRSTPSIGITLFGDVQESIEGPLKRADLAMYQAKAAGRNTLRFFDPQIQAAVTARSELEADLRTAITRQQFILHYQPQMEGTDQLAGAEALIRWQHPVRGMVAPGEFIPIAEDTGLILDLGRWVLEAACAQLALWAGQPERARLTISVNVSSRQFRQPDFVNQVSASLTRSGANPRLLKLELTESLLVSNVEEVIEKMVVLKKKGISFSLDDFGTGYSSLAYLKRLPLDQLKIDQSFVRDIGLNANNTVIAKTIITLAGSLGLTVIAEGVETEAQRRFLATHGCTAFQGYLFSRPLPIDEFDKLTEASTMDSINQRT, encoded by the coding sequence GTGTTGAACCGAAAGTTGATTCTCCTGCACCGCGATTTATCGTTACAGTCGCGTTATGTATTAGCTATGGCTATCTTCATGCTCGCTTTTCTGCTGCGCCTTGTCGTGCTCCCAACCGATGCCGGATTGCCGTTCCTGACCCTGTATCCGGCCACTGTCGCTGTCTTTTACTTCCTGGGAACAAAACCGGGCTTGGTCGTGACCGCATTGGCGGCCCTAAGCGGATACTATGCTTTCATCCCCCCGCACTGGTCATTCTCGCTCGAAAACCGCGGCTACTATTTAGTTTCGATTTATCTGATTGGCGCAACATTGAGTGCCATCGTTATTCATCAGCTACAGCGCTACGCACAAAGTCTCCATCACACACTCGCGCAGCTACAGGACAGCGAAAATCGCTTCCGCTCTTTTATGGACTGTGGCCACTTCCTGTCGTGGATGAAAGACCATAAAGGCCGGTACGTTTATCTGAACCAACACTCTGAGAATTTTTTTGAATTACCCCCCGGCAGCTGGCAGGGAAAATCCGATTTCGAGATATTTCCAAAAATGACCGCACTCGGATTGCAAGAAAACGACCTAAAAGTCCTGCAAACCAATCAATCCCTCACGGTTGAGGAAACCTCCGCCAAGTCGGACGGTAAAACCTGTCATTGGTTAAGTACCAGATTCCCCTATTCCGAGTCCGCCGGCAGGCAGTATATCGGGGGCATTGCTGTCGATATCACCGAGCGCAGGCAAGCCGAGAAAATGATCGAAGATCTGGCCTTCTACGACTCGCTTACCGGGCTGCCTAACCGGCGTCTGTTAATGGACAGGCTGAAGCACATACTCGATACCCGCGCACGCCAGCCCCGCATCGGTGCCCTGCTGTTTATCGACCTGGATAACTTCAAAGCATTAAATGATACCTACGGTCACAATCACGGCGACCTGCTATTACAGCAGGTCGCCCGACGGCTCCAGGATAATGTCCGCAAAGGTGATACCCTGGCCCGATTGGGGGGCGATGAGTTTGTTGTCCTGCTCGAGGATTTGAATAACAATACCCTGGAGGCCGCCACCCAGGCTGAAATCTCGGGAGATAAAATTCTGCGGGTACTGGGGCTGCCCTATCTCCTTGATGGCAAAACCCATCGCAGTACACCCAGTATCGGCATCACCCTATTTGGTGACGTTCAGGAATCCATAGAAGGTCCGTTGAAACGTGCCGATTTAGCGATGTATCAGGCTAAAGCCGCCGGTCGCAATACCCTGCGCTTCTTCGATCCGCAAATACAGGCGGCAGTCACCGCGCGCTCTGAATTGGAAGCGGACCTGCGCACAGCCATCACACGACAGCAATTTATACTGCATTACCAACCTCAGATGGAAGGTACCGACCAACTCGCTGGAGCCGAAGCCCTGATACGCTGGCAGCACCCGGTACGCGGAATGGTCGCACCCGGCGAATTCATACCGATCGCTGAGGACACGGGCTTAATTCTTGATCTTGGGCGCTGGGTGCTTGAGGCCGCCTGTGCCCAATTAGCGCTGTGGGCTGGGCAACCTGAACGTGCCCGGCTGACCATTTCAGTGAATGTCAGCTCCCGCCAGTTTCGCCAGCCGGACTTCGTAAATCAGGTATCGGCGTCACTCACCAGGTCAGGAGCCAACCCCCGGCTGCTGAAACTGGAGCTGACCGAAAGCCTGTTGGTCTCTAATGTAGAAGAGGTGATCGAAAAAATGGTCGTGCTAAAGAAGAAGGGAATCAGTTTTTCACTGGACGATTTTGGCACCGGTTATTCATCACTTGCTTATTTAAAGAGACTCCCCCTGGACCAGCTAAAAATTGATCAAAGCTTCGTGAGGGATATAGGCCTCAACGCCAACAATACGGTCATCGCTAAAACCATCATTACGCTCGCTGGCAGCCTGGGCCTTACCGTAATTGCCGAAGGTGTTGAAACTGAAGCGCAACGCCGTTTTCTCGCTACCCATGGCTGCACTGCTTTTCAGGGCTATTTATTCAGCCGCCCACTACCCATTGACGAATTCGACAAACTTACCGAAGCCAGTACGATGGACTCCATAAATCAGCGCACGTAG
- a CDS encoding ABC transporter permease subunit gives MKGRFSWLITVLLLGYAFLYIPIISLMVYSFNENRLVTVWSGFSTKWYAALLQNHALLNAAGLSVKIAAINATLAVVLGTLAALAIVRLGKLRGSKSLGIMVTAPLVMPEVMTGLSMLLLFVAMENLFGWPSGRGQTTIILAHATFSMAYVAVIVQSRLSGMDISLEEAAMDLGARPIKVFFSITLPIISPALIAGWLLAFTLSMDDLVIASFVSGPGATTLPMVVYSSVRLGVSPQINALATLIVGFVSLAVLITAMVLHRQAKKTKRH, from the coding sequence ATGAAAGGTCGCTTTTCCTGGCTTATCACCGTGTTGTTACTCGGCTATGCATTTCTCTATATTCCGATTATCAGTTTGATGGTGTACTCCTTTAATGAAAACCGCTTGGTTACGGTATGGAGCGGCTTTTCCACCAAGTGGTATGCTGCGCTCCTGCAAAATCACGCACTGCTGAATGCAGCCGGGCTCAGCGTTAAAATTGCTGCAATAAACGCCACCCTAGCGGTCGTGCTAGGCACACTGGCGGCGCTGGCGATCGTCCGCTTGGGCAAGCTGCGAGGTAGCAAAAGCCTCGGCATCATGGTTACCGCGCCGTTAGTCATGCCGGAAGTGATGACCGGGCTGTCCATGTTGTTACTGTTTGTGGCTATGGAAAACCTTTTCGGCTGGCCCTCCGGTCGCGGCCAAACCACAATTATTCTGGCTCACGCTACCTTTTCTATGGCTTATGTCGCTGTGATTGTTCAGAGTCGCCTCAGTGGTATGGATATTTCTTTAGAAGAAGCGGCTATGGACCTTGGAGCAAGGCCGATCAAAGTGTTTTTTAGTATTACGTTGCCGATTATCTCACCAGCCCTGATAGCGGGTTGGTTACTGGCGTTTACCCTATCAATGGATGACCTGGTAATCGCCAGCTTTGTCTCGGGCCCCGGTGCCACCACGTTACCCATGGTGGTTTACTCCAGTGTTCGCCTCGGTGTGAGCCCGCAAATAAACGCACTGGCAACCCTGATTGTCGGGTTCGTTAGCCTGGCGGTGCTGATTACCGCAATGGTGTTACATCGGCAGGCGAAAAAAACCAAGCGGCATTAA
- a CDS encoding MoaD/ThiS family protein: protein MPIVEMTHHLYRFFPVLENREIRVPAGSVAEVLAGVDKIAAGFSDYILDERGTLRRHVNISVNNTLVIDRKNLSDRVQEEARVYIFQALSGG from the coding sequence ATGCCCATTGTTGAAATGACCCACCATCTTTACCGTTTCTTCCCGGTGCTTGAGAACCGGGAGATAAGGGTGCCTGCAGGTTCTGTTGCCGAGGTATTGGCCGGGGTTGACAAGATCGCCGCCGGGTTCTCGGATTACATCCTCGATGAGCGTGGTACGTTACGTCGACACGTAAATATCAGCGTGAATAATACCTTGGTAATCGATCGCAAAAACCTGTCTGATCGAGTGCAGGAAGAGGCCAGGGTATATATTTTTCAAGCGCTGAGTGGAGGTTGA
- a CDS encoding DUF2235 domain-containing protein produces MKRIAIFADGTWNSPEDDSTTNVLTMARAVKPVVGDMEQVAFYDWGVGTDRKKIMGGLTGEGIDKNIMDCYRFIVHNFNRGDQLFFFGFSRGAYTVRSLAGFIRNCGLMKREYSDHIPEAYKLYRKRSASSDPDSPGAKQFRKQFAVEDMTDIEFVGVWDTVGALGIPVPFWGTLGRKEFLFHDCEPSRIIKHARHAVSIDENREDFSPTLWTLKPGFDLQQVWFAGVHSDIGGGYPESGLSNCASQWMLEQASGFGLKFEPFYSQDLHPDPFDKQHHERKGIYLARSEFVRTINGPIHKSVKARWDNNAYDYQKKSKAMRKLLGAVQGDWSRISVVN; encoded by the coding sequence ATGAAACGCATCGCTATTTTCGCAGATGGCACCTGGAACTCCCCGGAAGACGATAGCACCACCAATGTTCTGACCATGGCCAGAGCAGTGAAGCCTGTTGTTGGCGATATGGAGCAAGTGGCTTTTTACGACTGGGGTGTTGGCACAGATAGAAAGAAAATTATGGGTGGTTTAACCGGGGAGGGCATCGATAAAAATATCATGGATTGCTATCGTTTCATCGTGCACAACTTCAATAGAGGCGATCAGTTATTCTTTTTTGGTTTCAGTCGTGGTGCCTATACCGTACGTTCCCTGGCTGGTTTCATCCGTAATTGCGGTTTGATGAAACGAGAGTATTCGGATCATATTCCGGAAGCCTATAAATTGTATCGAAAGCGCAGTGCGTCCAGCGATCCCGATTCACCGGGCGCCAAGCAGTTCCGAAAGCAATTCGCAGTGGAAGATATGACCGATATCGAATTTGTGGGCGTATGGGATACGGTTGGCGCTTTGGGAATTCCGGTGCCGTTCTGGGGCACTTTAGGACGCAAGGAATTTCTGTTTCACGATTGTGAGCCTAGTCGAATTATTAAACACGCGCGCCACGCCGTTTCCATTGACGAAAATCGCGAAGACTTTTCACCAACGCTGTGGACCTTAAAGCCGGGATTTGATTTACAACAAGTCTGGTTTGCCGGTGTGCATTCGGATATTGGGGGCGGCTATCCTGAAAGCGGACTAAGCAACTGTGCCAGCCAATGGATGTTGGAGCAGGCATCCGGTTTTGGTTTGAAGTTTGAACCGTTTTATAGCCAGGATTTGCATCCCGACCCTTTTGATAAGCAGCACCACGAGCGCAAAGGTATCTATTTGGCTCGCAGTGAATTTGTTCGCACCATTAACGGCCCCATACATAAGTCGGTCAAAGCACGTTGGGATAACAACGCTTACGATTATCAGAAGAAAAGTAAGGCGATGCGTAAATTGTTGGGGGCGGTGCAGGGTGATTGGTCGCGTATTAGTGTGGTGAATTGA